A part of Amycolatopsis camponoti genomic DNA contains:
- a CDS encoding ImmA/IrrE family metallo-endopeptidase, with protein MSRSDKFGLLEERIRHYTSVRSKIWSAAIIPVGCSRIIIENTAHSEARRRASLAHELAHHLLEHEFAELLLGEDGCRHFDPAKEKEAKYLSGQLLIPDEAAKRAAFDNKTNAQVGEAYGVSEQFAQMRMSGARVMAQHALAKQARS; from the coding sequence ATGTCACGTTCCGACAAATTCGGTCTCCTCGAAGAGCGGATCCGGCACTACACGTCCGTGCGCTCGAAGATCTGGTCGGCCGCCATCATTCCCGTCGGATGCAGCCGGATCATCATCGAGAACACGGCGCACTCCGAGGCGCGTCGACGTGCCAGTTTGGCTCACGAGCTGGCGCACCATCTGCTCGAGCACGAGTTCGCCGAGTTGCTGTTGGGCGAAGACGGTTGCCGGCACTTCGATCCCGCGAAGGAGAAGGAGGCCAAGTACCTCTCGGGACAGCTGCTGATCCCCGACGAGGCCGCGAAGCGTGCGGCGTTCGACAACAAGACCAACGCCCAGGTCGGCGAAGCCTACGGCGTAAGCGAGCAGTTCGCTCAGATGCGGATGTCTGGTGCGCGCGTGATGGCGCAGCACGCCCTCGCGAAACAGGCTCGTTCGTGA
- a CDS encoding tyrosine-type recombinase/integrase, translated as MPEGRAETSATGRCGVDGFLFVNRYGNPMSPGYVTHAFRKLIAGADLPPIRLHDLRHGAASLSLAAGNDLKVVQAMLGHSSIVLTADTYTSVLPCLAHQAAEATANLVMKAARRTAKKVRRDSRKATRHYGTKKHRRPGSTRKSAHKVAP; from the coding sequence AGCGGAGACGTCGGCTACCGGCCGGTGCGGCGTTGACGGGTTCTTGTTCGTTAACCGGTACGGGAATCCGATGAGTCCCGGCTATGTCACTCATGCCTTCCGCAAGCTCATCGCTGGCGCGGACTTGCCGCCGATCCGGCTGCATGACCTTCGCCATGGTGCGGCGAGCCTGTCGCTGGCTGCCGGGAACGACTTGAAGGTGGTGCAGGCGATGTTGGGGCACTCGAGCATCGTGCTGACCGCCGATACCTACACCAGCGTGTTGCCCTGCCTGGCGCACCAGGCGGCCGAAGCCACCGCCAATCTGGTCATGAAAGCGGCGCGGCGGACGGCGAAGAAGGTCCGCCGCGACTCCCGGAAAGCCACACGCCACTACGGAACGAAGAAGCACCGCAGGCCGGGGTCGACGCGGAAGTCGGCACACAAGGTCGCACCGTAG